Below is a genomic region from Caballeronia sp. SBC1.
AAAGAAGCGAAGCAGCACGGGATCAGCGGCATGGCCGTGTTTGAACATTACCTGAAGCGCTTGTCGCAACGCGGCTGGGGTTTGTTCTCAATCGTGAAAAGCGACCCGGCTGCATCAACGGCAACGGTGCATCTGCATAACTCGTCCTTCGTGCTGGCGCAGCCGGGCAAGGAAGGCAAGCTTTGCTACATGTTCGCCGGCTGGTTTGCAGGCGCAATGGACTGGGTCAACGACACCGCACCGGAAGGCACGAAGAAGGGCCCGAAGTCGTTTTCAGTCGAGACGCAATGCGCGGCCGAAGG
It encodes:
- a CDS encoding DUF5943 domain-containing protein; translated protein: MQPQLPIDVDPETGVWTTDSLPMLYVPRHFFTNNHLAVEEALGRDVYAKSLYTAGHKSAYHWCDKEAKQHGISGMAVFEHYLKRLSQRGWGLFSIVKSDPAASTATVHLHNSSFVLAQPGKEGKLCYMFAGWFAGAMDWVNDTAPEGTKKGPKSFSVETQCAAEGHSHCVFEVTPLAA